From a single Apium graveolens cultivar Ventura chromosome 2, ASM990537v1, whole genome shotgun sequence genomic region:
- the LOC141706670 gene encoding glucan endo-1,3-beta-glucosidase 12-like, which translates to MNPLAFLFLFMFSLAADGQGSVGVNYGRIANNLPSAFKVAKLLKSEGITRVKVYDTDPAVLKSLSRSGIIKVTVDLPNELLFAAARYSTFANSWVQRNVVVYYPSTQIEAIAVGNEVFVDPKNTTKYLLPAMKNIHAALVKYNLDKLIKISSPIALSALQNSYPSSSGSFKPKLEPVIRPMLEFFRQIGSPLMLNAYPFFAYESNADVISLDYALFRQNNGVIDAGNGLRYFSLFDAQIDAVFAAMSALKYDDVSIVVTETGWPSKGDKNEIGASVENAAAYNGNLVKRVLAGGGTPLRPNTNLTVYLFALFNENKKFGPTSERNYGLFYPDQKKVYDISFKVNERGGERGSDRLPIADISVSAAGESWCVANVEAGKDKVQRGLDYACGEGGADCHPIQPGSTCFDPNTLEAHASFAFNSFYQKKGRVAGSCDFNGAAHIVAHPPKFGICEFPTGY; encoded by the exons ATGAACCCACTAGCCTTCCTTTTCCTCTTCATGTTCTCTCTCGCAGCAG ATGGGCAAGGATCGGTAGGAGTGAACTACGGGAGAATAGCAAACAACTTACCCTCAGCATTCAAAGTAGCCAAGCTTCTCAAATCCGAAGGCATTACACGTGTCAAAGTTTACGACACCGATCCCGCGGTTCTCAAATCTTTGTCGCGTTCCGGTATTATTAAAGTGACGGTTGATTTACCGAATGAACTTCTCTTCGCCGCAGCGAGATATTCTACGTTTGCGAATTCATGGGTTCAACGTAATGTTGTTGTGTACTACCCCTCGACTCAAATCGAAGCCATTGCGGTCGGTAATGAAGTGTTTGTTGATCCGAAGAATACAACGAAATATTTACTGCCCGCTATGAAAAATATTCATGCGGCGTTGGTTAAATATaatctcgataaattaataaaaatctcGTCGCCTATTGCCTTGTCCGCTCTCCAAAATTCGTACCCGTCTTCCTCGGGATCGTTCAAACCCAAACTCGAACCCGTGATCCGTCCCATGTTAGAATTCTTCCGTCAAATCGGATCTCCGCTCATGTTAAATGCCTACCCTTTTTTCGCTTACGAATCGAATGCTGATGTCATCTCACTAGACTACGCATTGTTCCGCCAAAATAACGGAGTCATCGACGCGGGCAATGGCCTCCGTTATTTCAGCCTATTCGACGCGCAAATTGACGCGGTTTTCGCGGCAATGTCCGCGTTAAAATACGACGATGTTAGCATCGTCGTAACGGAAACCGGGTGGCCATCAAAGGGAGACAAAAATGAAATAGGCGCGAGTGTTGAAAATGCCGCAGCTTATAACGGTAACCTTGTTAAACGAGTATTAGCTGGAGGTGGGACCCCTTTAAGACCAAACACAAACCTTACCGTTTATCTCTTCGCGCTTTTCAACGAAAACAAAAAATTCGGGCCCACATCCGAGAGAAATTATGGACTATTTTATCCCGACCAAAAAAAAGTGTACGATATTTCTTTTAAAGTAAACGAGAGGGGTGGTGAACGCGGTTCGGATCGGTTACCGATCGCTGACATATCAGTGAGTGCAGCTGGGGAAAGCTGGTGTGTAGCGAATGTCGAAGCGGGGAAAGATAAGGTGCAGCGCGGTCTAGACTATGCTTGTGGTGAGGGCGGGGCGGATTGCCATCCGATTCAACCGGGGTCCACTTGTTTCGATCCTAACACACTTGAGGCGCATGCTTCGTTTGCGTTTAACAGTTTTTATCAAAAGAAAGGAAGAGTAGCTGGCTCGTGTGACTTCAATGGAGCTGCTCATATTGTTGCTCATCCACCTA AGTTCGGAATATGTGAATTCCCTACTGGGTACTGA
- the LOC141707978 gene encoding uncharacterized protein LOC141707978, translating into MPSKLRKAIEAVKDQTSISIAKVSNNHYTNLEVAVLKATTHDDTPTDERHVYEVVHLVSADKLYAAACAKAIGKRISRTSNWIVALKSLTLVFRIFQAGDPYFPKEVLHVMTKGAKILNLSNFRDDSSSSPWDYTAFIRKFALYLDERLDCFITGKLQRRYTNIDKRREEKGGQRTNDSIVDMKPSVLLDSIALWQRLLERTIATRPTGAAMTNRLVKISLHAVVQESFHLYKDISEGLTLLVKCFFHLQYEDCVDAFQTFSKARSQFAELSGFYSLCKRLGVGRDSEYPRVEILSEERVETLREFLKDRSSFPSVSRSPNRLALPSLPNTNPALQEIHRRDHESSKTDETFQMCKSGSTHSLPVTNTMADLISFDDWSGQEQDAEAKKNIKEEQQQQTDAPTGWELVLAEDIQRPSTQSEPNAPHTPNLHLEENLHTFSAFPEKEHIPTFNAIPEQEHKGQHTNSPHPYKPYLEQKPNTFGAFPEYIPTFNAFPEQEQEGQNTKSGEGWEIVLAENATQPTQTSLDLNLMHNKHVPSLSYENSYHQTTALPTFSLDSFNNQPAELPLQHYNPFSEDSNELAIVPVVTGSTTAGFETSFPVKRFSSACTFQETPNFSAQMPENCMETEEALPASAFQATPTFSAHNPDIGNVALSAPAAQANPTFSAHHLANRTDASSALTLQAIPIFSAHNPDKNGMGALSAPTIQTTPTLSSYNLDKGTGASSTPTFQATRTFPAHFPDNATKAYGDNPFLAFTLSAHNLDNGSGVVRNDSSVALAGAQMFEGSRDQQNMMYEQQIWLHEQNMTKANYRA; encoded by the coding sequence ATGCCGTCCAAGCTAAGGAAGGCAATTGAAGCAGTAAAAGATCAAACCAGCATCAGCATTGCCAAGGTTTCAAACAATCATTATACAAACCTGGAGGTTGCGGTCCTTAAAGCCACCACCCACGACGACACTCCAACAGACGAACGACACGTATATGAAGTCGTGCATCTCGTTTCTGCTGACAAATTATACGCAGCAGCTTGTGCCAAAGCTATTGGAAAAAGAATTAGCCGGACAAGTAACTGGATTGTGGCGTTAAAATCTTTAACGCTTGTGTTTAGAATTTTTCAAGCTGGTGATCCATATTTTCCTAAAGAAGTGCTCCATGTCATGACAAAAGGGGCCAAAATCCTGAACCTGTCAAATTTTCGCGATGATTCAAGCTCTAGCCCGTGGGATTACACAGCATTTATTAGAAAGTTCGCTCTTTATCTTGATGAGCGTTTAGATTGTTTTATCACAGGGAAGCTTCAACGTAGATATACCAATATCGATAAAAGAAGAGAAGAAAAGGGTGGGCAAAGGACTAACGATTCAATTGTTGACATGAAACCATCAGTGCTGCTTGATAGTATTGCATTGTGGCAGCGTTTGCTTGAGCGAACAATTGCCACAAGACCAACAGGCGCAGCCATGACTAACCGATTGGTTAAAATCTCTTTACATGCTGTTGTGCAGGAAAGTTTTCATCTATACAAGGACATTTCAGAAGGTCTTACTCTTCTTGTTAAATGTTTTTTCCATTTGCAATATGAAGATTGTGTTGATGCCTTCCAAACTTTTTCGAAGGCCAGAAGCCAATTTGCAGAGCTTAGTGGCTTTTATTCTTTATGTAAACGTCTCGGAGTAGGGAGAGATTCTGAATACCCTAGGGTAGAAATATTATCCGAGGAGAGAGTAGAAACATTAAGAGAATTTTTGAAAGACCGATCTTCATTTCCATCAGTTTCAAGATCTCCAAATAGGCTAGCACTTCCTTCACTGCCAAATACAAATCCAGCACTGCAAGAAATTCATAGGAGAGATCACGAATCTTCAAAAACGGACGAGACTTTCCAAATGTGTAAATCTGGCTCAACTCATTCTTTGCCGGTAACCAATACAATGGCTGATCTAATAAGCTTCGATGATTGGTCTGGACAAGAGCAAGATGCAGAAGCAAAGAAGAATATTAAAGAAGAGCAGCAGCAACAGACTGATGCACCAACTGGTTGGGAGCTTGTGCTTGCAGAAGACATACAACGACCATCAACACAATCAGAGCCTAATGCACCACACACACCTAATTTGCATCTGGAAGAAAATCTACACACATTCAGTGCCTTTCCAGAAAAAGAACATATCCCCACATTCAATGCAATCCCAGAACAAGAACATAAAGGACAACACACAAATTCGCCACACCCATACAAACCCTATCTGGAACAAAAGCCAAACACATTTGGTGCCTTCCCGGAATATATTCCAACATTCAATGCATTCCCGGAACAAGAACAAGAAGGGCAAAATACTAAGTCGGGAGAAGGCTGGGAAATTGTACTGGCAGAGAATGCAACTCAGCCTACGCAAACTTCACTTGATCTAAATCTTATGCATAATAAACATGTCCCCAGTTTGTCCTACGAAAACAGTTACCATCAAACAACAGCATTACCAACATTTTCACTAGATAGTTTCAACAATCAACCAGCAGAGTTGCCACTGCAACACTATAACCCATTTTCAGAAGATTCAAATGAATTGGCCATAGTACCGGTAGTCACAGGCAGCACCACTGCAGGCTTTGAGACGTCATTTCCAGTAAAAAGGTTTTCATCAGCATGTACATTTCAAGAAACTCCAAACTTTTCTGCTCAAATGCCAGAAAATTGCATGGAGACGGAGGAGGCTCTACCAGCGTCTGCATTTCAAGCAACTCCAACATTTTCAGCTCACAATCCAGACATTGGGAATGTGGCTTTATCAGCACCAGCAGCTCAGGCAAATCCAACATTTTCTGCTCATCATCTAGCTAATAGGACGGATGCTTCATCAGCACTTACATTACAAGCAATTCCAATCTTTTCTGCTCACAATCCAGATAAGAATGGGATGGGAGCTTTATCAGCACCAACCATTCAAACAACTCCCACCTTGTCTTCTTACAATCTGGACAAGGGAACTGGGGCTTCATCAACACCTACATTTCAAGCAACTCGAACCTTTCCTGCTCACTTTCCAGATAATGCAACAAAAGCTTACGGGGACAACCCATTTCTGGCGTTTACCTTATCTGCTCACAATCTAGACAATGGATCAGGGGTTGTTAGAAATGACTCATCTGTGGCATTGGCCGGTGCACAGATGTTTGAAGGTTCTAGGGACCAACAAAACATGATGTACGAACAACAAATATGGTTGCATGAGCAGAACATGACCAAAGCAAATTATAGAGCTTAG